A window of Etheostoma spectabile isolate EspeVRDwgs_2016 chromosome 18, UIUC_Espe_1.0, whole genome shotgun sequence contains these coding sequences:
- the taf1a gene encoding TATA box-binding protein-associated factor RNA polymerase I subunit A, with translation MDDLQRELVPLEDLDDDDSSEGNSSKGSRKSKLPLLNLMCAQTPNETGFHQSTRVCLEQIREALLHHRWQEAAEYMACYPQMLEDPTNGTGQPYKELIWRISTEILHHHPNSKMEDYNNIYERMKHSGVRHYLMICLEHSFHLLLNGHIEDAKRQLSVAESWRHGKESAAQYQRIKLIHAYRSLLDYIIWCDKKFTHSNTEYPISGDNQDMHNYFRQASVNLKEILKSPGIWDPFILSYVEMLEFYEDHEEALRVLNDYAYDSTFPPNPNAHVYLYQYLRRHDTSERKLMKVLKILHVLVPSHELMLEYSSLLLQSEKRSNIQKALGVVLEMLDFACWRSNLDAWKRLKSIIQKLQLEDNWKDVVSGQMAARKDWWPALHFTSFHASKDSEENPELMEVKAPLTKILCPDLMLKYTASQVTSGE, from the exons ATGGATGATTTGCAAAGAGAGCTGGTGCCTCTTGAAGACTTGGATGATGACGATTCCTCGGAAGGCAACTCTTCAAAAGGATCGAGAAAATCAAAGCTCCCTCTGCTTAATCTTATGTGTGCCC AGACTCCAAATGAAACTGGGTTTCACCAAAGTACCAGAGTCTGTCTGGAGCAGATCAGAGAAGCCCTGCTGCATCACAGATGGCAAGAGGCAGCAGAATATATGGCATGTTACCCACAAATGTTAGAAGACCCAACCAATGGCACAGGTCAGCCGTATAAAGAG CTTATCTGGAGAATCAGCACCGAGATCCTTCACCATCACCCCAACTCAAAGATGGAGGACTACAACAACATCTATGAACGAATGAAACACTCAGGAGTTAGACATTACCTGATG ATCTGTCTGGAACATTCATTCCACCTGCTGCTTAATGGTCACATCGAGGATGCAAAGCGTCAGCTGTCTGTTGCTGAAAGTTGGAGGCATGGGAAGGAGTCAGCAGCTCAGTATCAGAGGATAAAACTGATCCATGCCTACAGGAGTTTACTAGATTATATCATCTGGTGTGACAAAAAGTTCACACACTCCAACACTG AGTATCCCATCTCTGGTGACAACCAAGACATGCACAACTACTTCAGACAGGCCTCTGTGAATCTGAAGGAGATTTTGAAAAGTCCTGGCATCTGGGATCCCTTCATACTGAGTTACGTTGAG aTGCTGGAGTTCTATGAGGACCACGAGGAGGCTTTGAGAGTCCTTAATGATTATGCGTATGACAGCACTTTCCCACCTAATCCCAATGCGCATGTCTATCTGTACCAGTACTTAAGGAGGCACGATACTTCAGAGAGGAAACTGATGAAAGTATTGAAG ATCCTCCATGTACTAGTCCCAAGCCATGAGTTGATGTTGGAGTATAGCTCTCTTCTGCTTCAGTCAG AGAAAAGAAGTAACATCCAGAAAGCTTTAGGAGTCGTTTTGGAAATGCTGGACTTTGCCTGCTGGAGGAGCAACCTGGACGCGTGGAAGCGTCTGAAGTCCATTATTCAAAAACTACAGTTAGA AGACAACTGGAAGGATGTTGTCTCTGGACAAATGGCTGCAAGAAAAGACTGGTGGCCTGCGCTGCACTTCACAAGCTTCCACGCCAGTAAAGACTCCGAGGAGAACCCAGAGCTCATGGAAGTGAAGGCACCACTGACAAAAATCCTTTGCCCGG ACCTAATGCTCAAGTACACAGCCTCACAGGTAACCAGCGGAGAGTGA
- the LOC116706345 gene encoding uncharacterized protein At1g10890, whose translation MEQIKGEKEALKKEVETQKIELHKERQTLKVSKTNVELELESFLEMERAQAQEVKVKLSKMEEALREQEEAAKEKLEKSQAFHRAQLEMQDQSNKNFMAALEKKCEHQLERECVLWQQEKASLLEESKKTRASHVAQVDEQSIASDCLLAALKKTEQQLESNLDQWKEDKASLLQATERLKLTQQEKEQEWERTESTLRWLVELQSQIIQKLKKKLKWYKKLLPG comes from the coding sequence ATGGAGCAGAtcaagggagagaaggaggccctgaaaaaggaagtggagactcagaagatCGAGCTtcataaagagagacagacgctcaaggtaagtaagaccaacgtggagttagagttggagagctttctggagatggagagggctcaagctcaggaggTGAAGGTCaaattgagcaagatggaggaagctctcagAGAACAGGAGGAGGCGGCAAAGGAGAAACTGGAAAAATCCCAGGCTTtccatagagcccagctggagatgCAGGACCAAAGCAACAAGAACTTCATGGCTGCTCTTGAGAAGAAGTGTGAACATCagctggagagggagtgtgtcCTGTGGCAGCAGGAGAAAGCCTCCCTGCTGGAGGAGAGCAAGAAAACAAGAGCCTCCCATGTGGCTCAGGTTGACGAGCAGAGCATTGCGAGTGACTGCCTCCTGGCTGCTCTGAAGAAGactgagcagcagctggagagtAATCTCGACCAGTGGAAGGAAGACAAGGCAtccctccttcaggccacagaaagactgaagctgactcagcaggaaaaagagcaggagtgggagaggacTGAGAGCACCTTGAGGTGGCTGGTCGAGCTTCAGAGCCAGATCATACAAAAGCTGAAGAAGAAGTTGAAGTGGTACAAAAAGCTTCTGCCTGGCTGA